A region from the Candidatus Electrothrix scaldis genome encodes:
- the guaB gene encoding IMP dehydrogenase has translation MFDQDIPPAYTFDDVLLVPASSEVLPSEVSLATRLTDTIYLNAPLVSAAMDSVTEHRTAIAMARAGGIGIIHKNMSIKDQAKEVERVKKSESGMIIDPITVTEQQSVAEVEEIMGMYKISGLPVLRDGKLVGIVTNRDLRFVSNSEMRVSEVMTSKNLVTVHEGLSLDHCKALLHEHRIEKLLVVDEAENLRGLITIKDIEKIKKYPQSAKDGNGRLLVGAAVGVGADMPDRTEALVAAGADVIVLDSAHGHSAGVLQAVREIRAGWPNLSVIAGNVATAEGTAALIDAGANAVKVGVGPGSICTTRIVAGVGVPQLTALQNATRVAREKGVPVIADGGIKFSGDICKAIGIGADCVMVGSLFAGTDETPGDTFLYQGRKYKGYRGMGSLGAMKQGSSDRYFQKKDSETSKLVPEGIEGKVPYRGPISEMVYQLLGGLRSGMGYCGAATIGELHTKAKFVRISPAGLRESHVHDVIITREAPNYRTEGI, from the coding sequence ATGTTCGATCAGGACATCCCCCCAGCATATACCTTTGACGACGTCCTGCTCGTTCCGGCAAGTTCGGAAGTGCTGCCATCAGAGGTTTCCCTCGCTACCCGGCTCACAGATACAATCTATTTGAACGCCCCTCTGGTTTCAGCAGCTATGGACTCTGTTACGGAACATCGTACCGCGATAGCTATGGCCAGAGCAGGAGGAATCGGGATTATTCACAAAAACATGTCAATAAAGGATCAGGCCAAAGAGGTGGAACGGGTAAAAAAATCCGAATCCGGCATGATTATAGACCCTATTACTGTCACTGAGCAGCAAAGCGTTGCTGAAGTGGAAGAGATTATGGGGATGTATAAGATCTCTGGTCTGCCTGTCCTGCGCGACGGTAAACTGGTGGGCATTGTTACCAACCGGGACCTCCGCTTTGTCTCCAATAGCGAAATGCGGGTCAGTGAAGTCATGACCAGCAAAAATCTGGTCACTGTCCATGAGGGGCTCAGCCTGGATCATTGCAAGGCCCTGCTCCATGAGCACCGGATCGAAAAACTCCTGGTCGTTGATGAGGCAGAAAACCTCAGAGGCCTCATCACCATTAAGGATATAGAGAAAATTAAGAAATACCCGCAGTCTGCCAAGGACGGCAATGGCCGCCTGCTGGTCGGTGCTGCGGTTGGCGTGGGCGCTGACATGCCGGACCGAACCGAGGCCCTGGTCGCTGCCGGTGCTGATGTCATTGTCCTGGATTCAGCCCACGGCCACTCTGCCGGAGTCTTGCAGGCGGTCCGTGAAATCCGGGCTGGCTGGCCGAATCTTTCCGTTATTGCCGGTAATGTTGCCACAGCCGAAGGGACAGCCGCATTGATTGATGCTGGTGCCAATGCCGTTAAAGTTGGCGTTGGTCCTGGTTCTATCTGCACAACCCGCATCGTTGCCGGTGTAGGTGTGCCTCAGCTCACCGCTCTGCAAAACGCCACCAGGGTGGCAAGGGAAAAAGGCGTACCTGTTATCGCTGACGGTGGTATCAAGTTCTCCGGCGATATCTGCAAGGCCATTGGCATCGGTGCAGACTGTGTTATGGTAGGCTCCCTTTTTGCCGGAACCGATGAGACGCCAGGCGATACCTTCCTTTACCAGGGCCGTAAGTACAAAGGCTATCGTGGTATGGGGTCCCTGGGCGCAATGAAGCAGGGCTCCAGCGACCGCTATTTCCAGAAAAAAGACAGTGAGACCTCAAAGCTGGTCCCTGAGGGCATTGAGGGTAAGGTCCCCTATCGTGGTCCCATCTCTGAGATGGTCTATCAATTACTGGGCGGTCTGCGCTCCGGTATGGGATATTGCGGTGCTGCTACCATTGGTGAGCTGCACACCAAGGCGAAATTTGTTCGTATCTCCCCGGCTGGTCTGCGGGAATCCCATGTTCATGATGTTATCATCACCCGCGAGGCCCCCAATTACCGGACTGAGGGTATTTAA
- the guaA gene encoding glutamine-hydrolyzing GMP synthase, which produces MHNDTIIILDFGSQTTQLIARRIREQKVYSEIHPYTLPLEQLKAMQPSGVILSGGPASVYDEDAPISDPGVFELGVPVLGICYGAQLMMQQLGGRVEKAEKREFGKASLTIDYTAGLFAGMEPAPAEHQVWMSHGDRVEEAAPGFTATAGSEHSPFAALRHEEKPFVAVQFHPEVAHTLIGTDVLRNFIFGICECEASWTMHSFIQSTVAEIREKVGDGQVLCALSGGVDSTVVAAIVHKAIGNQLTCIHVNNGLMRINESDTILRFFREKTDLKVIDIDAESYFLERLDGINDPEEKRKRIGYGFIEIFEQEANKLGDVKYLAQGTLYPDVIESVVFRGKAPIKSHHNVGGLPERMQLKLIEPLRELFKDEVRELGLELGLPEEAIYRQPFPGPGLGIRIMGAIDKERLHILRQADVIVLEEMKNSGWYRKVWQSFAVLLPIQTVGVMGDGRTYEHVIAIRSVDSRDAMTADWSQLPYDLLGRISTRIINEVRGVNRVVYDISSKPPSTIEWE; this is translated from the coding sequence ATGCATAACGATACAATAATTATTCTGGACTTCGGTTCCCAGACCACCCAGCTCATTGCCCGCCGTATCCGCGAGCAAAAGGTCTACTCGGAAATACATCCCTACACCCTGCCCCTTGAGCAACTGAAGGCCATGCAGCCCTCTGGTGTTATCCTTTCCGGTGGCCCTGCCTCTGTCTATGACGAGGATGCCCCCATCTCCGACCCAGGCGTCTTTGAACTCGGCGTACCGGTGCTCGGTATCTGCTACGGGGCCCAGCTCATGATGCAGCAACTGGGTGGACGGGTAGAAAAGGCGGAAAAACGCGAGTTCGGCAAGGCATCCCTGACAATTGACTACACAGCAGGCCTGTTCGCGGGTATGGAGCCTGCCCCGGCTGAACATCAGGTCTGGATGAGTCATGGTGATCGGGTTGAGGAGGCAGCTCCCGGCTTTACAGCCACTGCGGGCAGCGAGCACTCGCCCTTTGCCGCTCTGCGTCATGAGGAAAAGCCCTTTGTTGCTGTGCAGTTCCATCCCGAGGTAGCACATACTCTGATCGGTACGGATGTGTTGCGCAACTTCATCTTTGGTATCTGTGAATGCGAGGCCAGCTGGACCATGCATTCCTTTATCCAGTCTACAGTTGCAGAAATCCGGGAAAAGGTAGGCGATGGCCAGGTTCTCTGCGCTCTCTCCGGCGGGGTTGATTCCACAGTGGTTGCAGCCATTGTGCATAAGGCCATCGGTAACCAGCTGACCTGTATCCATGTCAATAACGGCCTGATGCGGATTAACGAGAGCGACACCATCCTCCGTTTCTTCCGGGAGAAAACTGACCTTAAGGTCATTGATATAGATGCTGAATCCTACTTTCTTGAACGCCTGGACGGCATCAACGATCCTGAAGAGAAACGGAAACGGATCGGCTATGGTTTTATCGAGATCTTTGAGCAGGAAGCCAATAAGCTGGGCGATGTAAAATACCTGGCCCAGGGCACCCTGTATCCTGATGTTATTGAGTCCGTGGTCTTCCGTGGCAAGGCACCTATTAAGTCCCATCATAACGTGGGCGGCCTGCCCGAGCGCATGCAGCTCAAACTCATTGAGCCGCTCAGAGAGCTGTTCAAAGATGAGGTTCGCGAACTGGGACTGGAACTTGGCCTGCCGGAAGAGGCCATTTATCGCCAGCCCTTCCCAGGTCCAGGCTTGGGTATCCGCATCATGGGAGCAATTGATAAGGAGCGCCTGCACATCCTGCGGCAGGCAGATGTGATTGTCCTGGAGGAAATGAAAAACTCAGGCTGGTACCGCAAGGTATGGCAGTCCTTTGCTGTCTTACTGCCTATCCAGACTGTCGGTGTTATGGGCGATGGCCGGACCTATGAGCATGTGATTGCCATCCGCTCCGTGGATAGCCGCGATGCCATGACGGCTGACTGGTCTCAGCTTCCTTATGACCTGCTGGGACGTATCTCAACCCGTATCATCAATGAGGTTCGCGGCGTCAACCGGGTTGTGTACGACATCTCCTCCAAACCGCCTTCCACGATTGAGTGGGAGTAA
- a CDS encoding NYN domain-containing protein, protein MLKTGIYVDAENIKMSGGYGMRYDVLVDIANTSPSTLLRANCYLAEDRERTSRDAEYRQKVYYYHDILRQCGFKVIKKYVRRYEDEDGNVTTKANADMDLAIDALLQARNLDRIILLTGDGDFIRLVTAMQNMGCRVDVIGFHNVSRELREVADSYLSGFLIPGLLPIHEEHSHSGEGEWQRGTVANFNADRGFGFFRFFRMVNKQLEAETVFFHLSKSTLEGDYYFQDSTRIFEFRIVENPSSEGRSEAWDIRLVKEP, encoded by the coding sequence ATGCTAAAAACAGGAATTTACGTAGACGCTGAGAATATAAAGATGAGCGGCGGCTACGGCATGCGCTATGATGTTTTGGTCGATATTGCCAACACCTCCCCTTCCACCTTATTGCGTGCCAACTGCTATCTTGCAGAGGACCGTGAACGAACCAGCCGGGACGCTGAGTATCGGCAAAAAGTCTATTATTACCATGACATCCTTCGACAATGCGGCTTTAAGGTTATAAAAAAATACGTGCGTCGCTATGAAGATGAGGATGGCAACGTCACGACCAAGGCCAATGCAGATATGGATCTGGCCATTGATGCCTTGCTTCAGGCCCGCAATCTGGACCGTATCATTCTGCTCACCGGTGACGGCGATTTCATTCGCCTGGTGACCGCAATGCAGAACATGGGCTGCCGGGTGGATGTGATCGGCTTTCACAACGTCAGCCGGGAACTGCGCGAAGTGGCAGACTCCTATCTCTCGGGTTTTCTTATCCCTGGTCTTTTGCCTATTCACGAGGAACACTCTCACAGTGGCGAAGGGGAATGGCAACGGGGAACGGTAGCAAACTTTAATGCAGACAGAGGATTTGGTTTTTTTCGCTTTTTCCGTATGGTCAATAAGCAGCTTGAAGCAGAAACGGTTTTTTTCCATCTCTCTAAATCTACTCTGGAAGGCGATTATTATTTTCAGGACTCAACCCGCATTTTTGAATTCAGAATCGTTGAAAATCCTTCCAGTGAAGGACGCTCCGAGGCATGGGATATACGACTTGTCAAAGAGCCCTAA
- a CDS encoding 4Fe-4S binding protein: protein MAEIIIDKEKCNGCGACVDACPGDVYELREGKAVAVNPDACHHCHTCEDVCEQDACHVVDED, encoded by the coding sequence ATGGCAGAAATTATTATTGATAAGGAAAAATGCAATGGCTGTGGAGCCTGTGTTGACGCATGTCCCGGCGACGTATATGAGCTCAGAGAGGGAAAGGCCGTGGCCGTAAATCCGGATGCCTGCCATCATTGCCATACCTGCGAAGATGTCTGTGAGCAGGATGCCTGCCATGTTGTGGACGAGGACTGA
- the glk gene encoding glucokinase: MGKDDMESIILAGDIGATKTVLALYDSSRVVSDSIEDGLLAESTLRNTDFPSFSKALSAFLAKQQVQPEQACFGVAGPIQDNKVNMTNLDWNLNGADLAAEFGMKEVLLVNDLVATASGALHLPQENLVALNPGKVVKNASVGVLAVGTGLGQSFVPPMPMGQRRQAFPTEGGHSSFAPRNQEQIELLQYLLSPLEEEPQPPHVSVEQVCSGMALPALYAFQLTRCQEPEWMREKRLDAEPAALTPLIVEAANAALDGTPCEPALRAVQLLLDILAAEAANLALKVLATGGIFLGGGMVPRLLAHIDAKHFMEIFSRGVYREMLGDIPVHIIMEPKTALLGARQLALKP, encoded by the coding sequence ATGGGTAAGGACGATATGGAATCCATTATTCTTGCAGGAGATATCGGGGCGACCAAGACCGTCTTGGCGCTCTACGACAGCAGCAGGGTTGTAAGCGATAGTATTGAAGACGGCCTGCTGGCAGAAAGCACCCTGCGCAACACAGACTTTCCCTCCTTTTCTAAGGCCTTAAGCGCATTCCTCGCCAAACAGCAAGTACAGCCGGAACAGGCCTGTTTTGGTGTGGCCGGTCCGATTCAGGACAACAAGGTCAACATGACCAACCTGGACTGGAACCTGAACGGCGCTGATCTTGCCGCTGAGTTTGGTATGAAAGAGGTTTTGCTGGTCAATGATTTGGTTGCCACAGCGAGCGGAGCACTTCATCTCCCCCAGGAAAACCTGGTAGCATTGAATCCAGGGAAGGTCGTAAAAAACGCAAGTGTCGGGGTTCTGGCTGTCGGCACTGGCCTGGGGCAATCCTTTGTCCCGCCTATGCCTATGGGACAACGCAGGCAGGCCTTTCCTACGGAAGGCGGGCATTCATCCTTTGCTCCCCGTAACCAGGAGCAGATAGAACTCCTGCAATACCTACTCTCTCCCTTGGAGGAGGAACCGCAACCACCCCATGTGAGTGTGGAACAGGTTTGTTCCGGCATGGCCCTCCCTGCCCTGTACGCCTTTCAGCTTACCCGCTGTCAGGAACCGGAATGGATGCGGGAAAAACGCCTGGATGCAGAGCCCGCTGCCCTCACACCATTGATTGTTGAGGCAGCCAATGCAGCTTTAGATGGGACTCCTTGTGAGCCCGCACTTCGGGCAGTCCAGCTTCTGCTGGATATTCTTGCTGCCGAGGCAGCTAATCTTGCGCTCAAGGTCTTGGCAACAGGCGGCATATTTCTCGGTGGCGGCATGGTACCACGACTGCTTGCCCACATTGATGCAAAACACTTTATGGAGATCTTCAGCCGGGGTGTCTACCGGGAAATGCTTGGGGACATTCCAGTACATATCATCATGGAGCCCAAGACAGCCTTACTTGGGGCCAGACAACTCGCCCTGAAGCCCTAA
- a CDS encoding calcium/sodium antiporter → MDLIAAGGSLLIMLIAIYILAIMTDEYFIPSLDHISGLLKLPSNVAGASLMAMGSSAPELAIAMTALFQGSGEHSDVGIGTIVGSAVFNILVITGASALARPAKITLSVVLRDCLVYVTSIVLLLITFSDGKIHPFEALTFLLLYVFYLLILYKWNSWFPEETLAAAEHGEEENKQSQDATELSPGSIMGSLKHWLIKFLGIFAGEVEKSYLRVFFVSIAVIIGLSWVLVKSVIIFGDATAIPPVIVALTLLAAGTSAPDMISSVVVARQGRGDMAVANAVGSNIFDILIGLGLPWLIAMGMGMMTGGHIFVEVGTANLLSSTLVLLGTVFVLFIFLYTERTLSRKEGGILIFLYLIYVLWIVLWG, encoded by the coding sequence ATGGACCTCATCGCCGCAGGCGGCAGCCTCCTGATTATGCTCATCGCCATCTACATTTTGGCGATTATGACCGACGAATATTTCATTCCCAGCCTGGACCATATCTCCGGCCTGTTGAAGCTTCCCTCCAATGTGGCTGGAGCCTCGCTCATGGCAATGGGATCTTCAGCTCCGGAACTAGCCATTGCCATGACTGCCCTTTTTCAAGGCAGTGGTGAACACAGTGACGTAGGGATCGGGACCATTGTTGGCTCTGCGGTCTTTAATATCCTGGTGATTACCGGAGCCTCGGCCCTGGCCAGGCCAGCAAAAATAACCCTTTCTGTTGTTCTCCGGGACTGCCTGGTCTATGTGACCTCCATCGTGTTGCTCCTTATTACCTTTTCAGATGGGAAAATCCATCCTTTTGAAGCACTCACCTTTCTTTTGCTCTATGTATTCTATTTGCTTATTCTCTATAAATGGAATTCCTGGTTCCCTGAAGAAACCCTAGCTGCCGCAGAACACGGTGAAGAAGAAAACAAACAATCCCAAGATGCTACAGAGCTGTCCCCAGGCAGCATCATGGGGAGCCTGAAGCACTGGCTCATCAAGTTTCTCGGCATCTTTGCTGGCGAGGTGGAAAAATCCTACCTGCGGGTTTTCTTTGTCTCTATTGCCGTTATTATCGGACTCAGCTGGGTTCTGGTCAAAAGCGTTATCATCTTTGGTGATGCCACAGCCATCCCTCCGGTTATTGTTGCCCTGACCCTGCTGGCTGCTGGCACCTCTGCCCCGGACATGATTTCCTCTGTTGTGGTGGCTCGCCAAGGACGTGGAGACATGGCGGTAGCCAATGCAGTGGGATCCAATATCTTTGATATCCTCATAGGGCTGGGGCTGCCTTGGCTCATTGCTATGGGGATGGGCATGATGACCGGTGGCCACATTTTCGTGGAAGTCGGCACAGCAAACCTCCTCAGCTCTACCCTGGTTCTCTTGGGAACCGTCTTTGTCTTGTTTATCTTTCTCTATACCGAACGAACCCTGAGCAGGAAAGAAGGAGGCATTTTAATTTTCCTCTATCTCATCTACGTGCTGTGGATCGTGTTATGGGGATAA
- the gspG gene encoding type II secretion system major pseudopilin GspG yields MKNVSRKQKANKATQRDERGFTLIELMVVIVILGILAGMIVPKIMDRPEEARRTKAGVDISALSQALKLYKLDNGKYPTTDQGLQALVEPPSTGQLAKKWREGGYLDKANVPKDPWDNDFIYISPGTHGDFDLMSYGPDNEPGGEGMDADINSWEM; encoded by the coding sequence TTGAAGAACGTCAGCAGAAAGCAGAAAGCAAATAAAGCAACTCAACGGGATGAACGCGGCTTTACCCTGATTGAGCTCATGGTGGTTATTGTTATCCTTGGTATTCTTGCCGGTATGATCGTGCCCAAGATCATGGATCGGCCTGAAGAGGCCCGACGCACCAAGGCCGGAGTCGATATCAGCGCATTGAGCCAGGCCCTGAAACTCTACAAGCTGGATAACGGCAAATACCCAACCACGGATCAGGGCTTACAGGCCCTGGTGGAACCGCCCTCTACTGGCCAACTGGCCAAAAAATGGCGCGAGGGAGGATACCTGGATAAGGCTAATGTGCCCAAAGATCCTTGGGATAATGACTTCATCTACATCAGCCCAGGAACACACGGTGACTTCGATCTCATGTCCTATGGCCCGGATAACGAACCCGGCGGTGAGGGTATGGATGCGGACATCAATAGCTGGGAAATGTAA
- a CDS encoding type II secretion system protein encodes MDKICLVTFLRERTGTDQQGFTLIELVVVMVLISITAAFTMPKIQSSLYSNELSATAQRFVGLVTEAGQEARAKHIAFILRFDRETKAFLAIPVSTGPETAEEEAEKAYLRAKLDDSVTLTGIETKNEDSPTDSDDTGISFTTKGYTRKAAIHFESDTGDQVTVMLSPFLGVARILEGHVSLEQDQITLNR; translated from the coding sequence ATGGATAAGATTTGTCTTGTTACATTCCTAAGAGAGCGCACCGGTACCGACCAACAGGGCTTCACACTGATTGAGCTGGTTGTTGTCATGGTGCTGATCTCCATCACAGCCGCCTTTACCATGCCCAAAATTCAATCCAGCCTGTATAGCAATGAGCTCAGCGCCACAGCGCAGCGCTTTGTGGGGCTGGTCACCGAAGCAGGCCAGGAGGCCCGGGCAAAACATATTGCCTTTATCTTGCGCTTTGACCGCGAAACAAAGGCCTTTCTCGCCATCCCTGTCAGTACAGGACCGGAGACAGCTGAAGAAGAGGCAGAAAAAGCCTACCTCCGGGCCAAGCTGGATGATTCTGTCACCTTGACAGGCATAGAAACCAAGAACGAGGACTCCCCGACAGACAGCGATGATACAGGAATCAGCTTTACAACCAAGGGCTATACCAGAAAGGCGGCCATTCATTTTGAGAGTGATACCGGGGATCAGGTGACGGTCATGCTCTCTCCCTTTCTCGGCGTGGCCCGAATTCTGGAAGGGCATGTCTCGCTTGAGCAAGACCAGATCACACTGAACAGGTAG
- a CDS encoding prepilin-type N-terminal cleavage/methylation domain-containing protein: MRSLTPSQKTDAGFTLLEVMVAVAIIAMSFVSLLGSQSQSISIADISRFETTAAMLAREKLSELQLAGYSELTDGSGQFEDDFSDYAWQSEVRELGEAETDIPDSDGMLKLLTLKISRGDDPNQTFTVRSVIMTEIEPAETE; this comes from the coding sequence ATGCGCTCCCTTACGCCTTCCCAAAAAACAGATGCCGGTTTCACCCTCCTGGAAGTCATGGTTGCGGTGGCCATCATTGCCATGTCCTTTGTCTCTCTGCTGGGCTCCCAATCACAGAGCATCTCCATAGCTGACATCTCCCGTTTTGAAACAACGGCGGCCATGCTGGCCCGGGAAAAACTCAGCGAGCTGCAATTAGCAGGATATTCTGAGCTTACGGACGGGTCTGGCCAATTTGAAGATGATTTTTCCGATTATGCCTGGCAGAGCGAAGTAAGGGAGTTAGGTGAAGCTGAGACCGATATACCAGACAGCGATGGCATGCTCAAACTTCTTACCTTGAAAATCAGTCGCGGGGATGATCCAAACCAGACCTTCACGGTTCGCTCGGTAATCATGACCGAGATTGAACCTGCTGAGACAGAATGA
- a CDS encoding prepilin-type N-terminal cleavage/methylation domain-containing protein produces MTSPDSEQAGFTLLEIMLAVLILGLVVAMVTTALSGSINAIDATITQGDLYYRAQVAMERINEDLSSALLTNDMEFIGQSGSDSSEQTVLLSFSSLAHLVLDPKNDQPGLGRIHYALQADPDQSGHLLLVRSDALQRPTEDGEESGEVEAYILADQLRSVDFTFYDYQGEEQENWDTTVDEEDEEAKAKRRLPAAVTCRLEFWVDIEAERTIVFQTTVLLPTGLIQAQPEEDS; encoded by the coding sequence ATGACTTCACCCGATTCTGAACAAGCAGGCTTCACCCTGCTGGAAATCATGCTGGCCGTGCTGATTCTCGGTCTGGTTGTGGCAATGGTGACAACCGCTCTGTCCGGGTCCATCAACGCCATTGATGCCACCATAACCCAGGGGGATCTCTATTATCGGGCCCAGGTGGCAATGGAACGAATCAACGAAGACCTGAGTTCGGCCCTGCTCACCAATGACATGGAATTCATAGGTCAATCCGGCAGCGACAGCAGTGAACAAACTGTCCTGCTCTCCTTTTCCTCCCTGGCCCATCTGGTCCTTGACCCGAAAAATGATCAACCAGGCCTGGGAAGGATTCACTATGCCCTGCAGGCTGATCCTGATCAGAGCGGTCATCTTCTCCTTGTGCGGAGCGATGCCCTTCAGCGTCCCACAGAAGACGGGGAAGAAAGCGGCGAGGTCGAGGCCTATATACTCGCAGATCAGCTCCGGTCGGTTGATTTCACTTTTTATGATTACCAAGGCGAGGAACAGGAAAACTGGGACACCACCGTGGATGAGGAGGATGAAGAGGCAAAGGCCAAACGCCGTCTACCAGCTGCCGTAACCTGCCGTTTGGAATTCTGGGTTGATATAGAAGCGGAACGAACTATCGTCTTCCAAACAACGGTTCTCCTGCCAACAGGCCTGATCCAGGCGCAACCAGAGGAAGACAGCTAA